A window from Solanum stenotomum isolate F172 chromosome 7, ASM1918654v1, whole genome shotgun sequence encodes these proteins:
- the LOC125871071 gene encoding probable galacturonosyltransferase-like 4, which yields MAFWSLSSSLPLLGLLSLLLSHQTSLITTTNTDNVNIQVSDGRVGSNSSVFREAPAFRNGETCGNNLVMDRIHVAMTLDANYLRGTMAAVLSILQHSTCPEDVTFHFLWVRHEHEVFSSIKATFPYLNFKVYRFDVHRVRGLISKSIRQALDQPLNYARIYLANLIPNEVKRVIYLDSDLVMVDDIAKLWKVDLGDKVLAAPEYCQANFTVYFTEAFWSDPYMPRTFEGRKPCYFNTGVLVMDVDKWRHGNYTKKVEDWMVLQKQKRIYQLGSLPPFLLVLAGNIMPIDHRWNQHGLGGDNVEGKCRELHPGPISLLHWSGKGKPWLRLDSRKPCSVDHLWAPYDLYRSSRHSFEE from the coding sequence ATGGCCTTTTGGagcctttcttcttctcttccacTCCTTGGCCTCCTGTCTCTCTTGCTTTCCCATCAAACCTCCTTGATCACAACCACTAACACCGACAACGTTAACATTCAGGTGTCAGATGGACGGGTTGGGTCAAACTCTTCTGTATTCCGTGAGGCCCCTGCATTTCGCAATGGGGAGACTTGTGGTAATAATTTGGTCATGGATCGAATTCATGTGGCTATGACACTTGATGCTAATTATTTACGAGGTACTATGGCTGCAGTGTTATCGATACTCCAACATTCAACATGCCCTGAAGATGTCACATTTCATTTCCTATGGGTAAGACATGAACATGAGGTGTTTTCGAGTATTAAGGCAACATTTCCTTACCTTAATTTTAAGGTGTATCGATTTGATGTCCATAGGGTACGTGGCTTAATTTCTAAGTCTATACGTCAAGCTTTAGATCAACCTTTGAATTACGCGAGGATTTATTTGGCTAATTTGATACCTAATGAGGTGAAACGCGTTATTTATCTTGATTCTGACCTTGTTATGGTTGATGACATCGCGAAGTTATGGAAGGTTGATTTAGGTGACAAGGTTTTGGCTGCACCCGAATATTGTCAAGCAAATTTCACCGTTTATTTTACTGAAGCGTTTTGGTCTGATCCATACATGCCAAGAACATTTGAAGGGCGAAAACCGTGTTATTTCAACACAGGGGTGTTGGTAATGGATGTGGATAAATGGAGACATGGAAATTATACGAAAAAAGTAGAGGATTGGATGGTTCTTCAAAAGCAAAAAAGGATATATCAATTGGGGTCATTGCCTCCATTTTTGCTTGTTTTAGCTGGAAATATAATGCCAATTGATCATAGATGGAATCAACATGGATTAGGTGGTGATAATGTTGAAGGTAAATGTAGGGAATTGCATCCTGGACCAATTAGCCTTCTACATTGGAGTGGCAAAGGCAAGCCATGGTTGAGATTGGATTCAAGAAAACCGTGTAGCGTTGATCATCTATGGGCTCCCTATGATCTTTACCGTTCCTCTAGACATTCATTCGAGGAGTAA
- the LOC125871051 gene encoding RNA demethylase ALKBH10B-like, which translates to MPPAAGVVANSDRVSFGNSMVIPTAGAPVIQQPPMTSETFAKDAIIAWFRGEFAAANAIIDALCNHITQLEGDRSEYEPVFSAIHRRRLNWIPILQMQKYYSIADVTLELRKLAARKVSDRIEVADVKQSDEVKESFNEKINCHDEESENAGGEVVDVDSVRDDSNGSPESEITDTGSQEVQHFLDSDEFCTNHENCEARHDQMKMTKGFVSKEPVKGHMVNVVRGLKLFEDVFTTNEISKLDDLVNELRVAGQNGELSGETFILYNQQVKGSKRELIQLGAPIFEHVKEDAACQKSHNEPIPALLQGVINHLIQWHLISENRRPNSCIINFFDEGEYSQPFLKPPHLEQPVSTLVLADSMMAFGRTLVSDSEGNYKGSLMLSLKEGSLLVMRGNSADMARHAMCSSPNKRVTITFFKVRTEMGNNFSEAAPLTRAMTIWQPGVPTQYATANRAHNGYEPMDMIPKWGGVVRSPVVMLAPLRPVVMNPRRAPRGGTGVFLPWNGGSRKPAKHLPPRAQRGRFLALPPPGNSPKSETASEPSLDFDGKSP; encoded by the exons ATGCCGCCGGCAGCCGGCGTTGTTGCGAATTCCGATCGAGTTTCATTTGGTAATTCTATGGTTATCCCTACTGCCGGTGCTCCGGTAATCCAACAACCTCCAATGACGTCGGAAACATTCGCTAAGGATGCAATTATAGCGTGGTTCAGAGGTGAATTCGCCGCTGCAAATGCGATTATTGATGCCCTTTGTAATCATATCACTCAGCTGGAAGGCGACCGATCGGAGTATGAACCGGTTTTCTCCGCTATACATCGACGGAGACTGAATTGGATCCCGATTCTTCAGATGCAAAAGTATTATTCGATTGCTGATGTAACGCTTGAACTCCGTAAACTCGCTGCTAGAAAAGTGAGTGATAGAATCGAGGTTGCCGACGTGAAACAGAGCGATGAAGTGAAGGAATCGTTTAATGAGAAGATCAATTGTCACGATGAAGAGTCGGAAAATGCAGGCGGTGAGGTGGTGGATGTAGATTCAGTTAGAGATGATTCAAATGGATCGCCGGAAAGTGAGATCACGGATACAG gaTCTCAAGAAGTACAGCATTTCCTGGATTCTGATGAATTTTGCACAAACCATGAAAACTGCGAGGCGAGGCATGACCAGATGAAGATGACAAAGGGTTTTGTATCAAAGGAACCAGTCAAAGGACATATG GTGAATGTTGTGAGAGGTCTCAAGTTATTCGAAGACGTTTTTACTACGAATGAAATCTCTAAATTAGATGACCTTGTGAATGAACTTCGAGTTGCTGGTCAAAATGGTGAACTCTCAG GTGAAACTTTTATTCTGTACAACCAGCAGGTGAAGGGCAGCAAAAGAGAGCTAATTCAGCTTGGTGCACCAATTTTTGAGCATGTAAAAGAGGACGCCGCATGTCAGAAGA GTCACAATGAGCCCATTCCAGCCCTTCTGCAAGGTGTCATAAACCACCTGATTCAGTGGCATCTAATATCAGAGAATAGAAGACCTAACAGCTGCATCATCAACTTTTTTGATGAG GGGGAGTATTCACAGCCTTTCCTGAAACCACCTCACTTGGAACAGCCAGTGTCCACCCTTGTCCTAGCTGACTCAATGATGGCATTTGGGCGAACACTTGTATCCGACAGTGAAGGGAACTACAAAGGCTCGCTCATGCTTTCTCTAAAAGAGGG GTCTCTTTTGGTCATGAGGGGAAACAGTGCTGATATGGCCAGACATGCTATGTGCTCATCTCCTAACAAAAGAGTTACGATCACATTCTTCAAAGTCAGAACAGAGATGGGAAACAACTTTTCAGAAGCTGCTCCTCTGACTAGAGCCATGACCATATGGCAACCTGGTGTTCCAACACAATATGCAACTGCAAATAGAGCACACAATGGTTATGAGCCAATGGATATGATCCCCAAATGGGGGGGTGTTGTTCGATCTCCGGTGGTTATGCTGGCACCACTGCGTCCAGTAGTTATGAATCCCCGGAGGGCTCCTCGTGGTGGTACTGGTGTATTTCTGCCATGGAATGGTGGATCCAGAAAACCTGCAAAGCATCTTCCACCACGTGCTCAAAGAGGACGGTTCCTTGCACTACCTCCCCCTGGTAACTCGCCTAAATCAGAGACCGCTTCAGAACCAAGTTTGGATTTTGATGGCAAATCCCCATAG
- the LOC125871053 gene encoding uncharacterized protein LOC125871053 gives MDFFKSILSDDPEPDPPLPKKPQDSSPEQSPEKEVDPDQNLEKPNSRSDSTADDGGDGGVWSFGGLLKTLSTRSESVLETYRRDLQEFGSGLKKETELFREVASRAVKDLPNSIEVGTTVSHAIDGVIKSTTEIISQGKDTLLASSDAEPETPDANRTLNSGRYSRFESQLMNIQSDPNTFCMDPEDLEEYKKWKSEFELKEKSKEVEILIEENGSLEGIYKRVVPNEVDNETFWCRYFYKVYKLKQQESVRANLVKRAISIDDEEELSWDVDDEDDNEQESIAKSKVDEKGKEGSVVESSVNDVKKESATQDSTNVAKEVPANKSEPSKQDSTNVANEVPTNKSEPIKQHSTNVDKSEPSKQDSTNVVKQATHSDESQTISSAAVDRKEENQSNVDGGGKSKVVESVENNKDSKKEDTEVTPLVKKEEGVVKGSEGKTDKDGSGKDGDVSIASSQKTGADEDDLDWDEIEDVDGIDDKKATSHVASSNRDDLRKRLSVEEDDEDLSWD, from the coding sequence ATGGATTTCTTCAAATCCATCTTATCAGATGATCCGGAACCGGACCCTCCACTACCCAAAAAGCCCCAAGATTCTTCACCGGAACAATCACCTGAAAAGGAAGTTGACCCGGATCAGAATCTTGAAAAACCCAATTCACGATCTGATTCAACCGCCGACGACGGCGGTGATGGTGGTGTTTGGAGTTTCGGAGGTTTGTTGAAGACATTATCAACCCGATCCGAATCAGTGCTCGAGACATACCGTCGGGATCTACAGGAATTCGGATCCGGGTTGAAGAAAGAAACCGAATTGTTCCGTGAAGTAGCTAGTCGGGCTGTTAAGGATCTTCCTAACTCGATCGAGGTCGGAACTACAGTCAGCCACGCAATTGACGGCGTTATCAAATCGACAACTGAGATTATATCGCAAGGTAAAGATACTCTTCTCGCTTCCTCTGATGCTGAACCCGAAACCCCAGATGCGAATCGGACCTTGAATTCGGGTCGGTACAGTCGATTTGAATCTCAATTGATGAATATCCAAAGTGACCCGAATACGTTCTGTATGGATCCTGAGGATTTGGAGGAGTATAAGAAATGGAAATCTGAGTTTGAGTTGAAAGAGAAGAGTAAGGAAGTTGAGATTTTGATTGAAGAAAATGGATCTTTGGAAGGTATATACAAAAGGGTTGTGCCTAATGAAGTTGATAATGAGACATTTTGGTGTCGTTATTTTTATAAAGTGTATAAGCTTAAGCAACAAGAGAGTGTAAGAGCTAATCTTGTGAAGAGAGCAATATCTatagatgatgaagaagaattgTCTTGGGATGTCGATGATGAAGACGATAATGAACAAGAGAGCATTGCCAAATCGAAAGTCGATGAGAAGGGAAAAGAGGGTTCTGTTGTTGAAAGCTCTGTCAATGATGTAAAGAAAGAATCTGCCACTCAAGATTCGACCAACGTTGCAAAGGAAGTGCCTGCTAATAAAAGTGAACCAAGCAAGCAGGATTCGACCAACGTTGCAAATGAAGTGCCTACCAATAAAAGTGAACCAATCAAGCAACATTCGACCAACGTTGATAAAAGTGAACCAAGCAAGCAGGATTCAACAAATGTTGTAAAACAGGCCACTCATAGTGATGAATCACAAACTATAAGTTCAGCTGCTGTTGATAGAAAAGAAGAGAATCAGTCTAATGTAGATGGTGGTGGCAAGAGCAAGGTCGTAGAATCAGTTGAAAATAACAAAGATAGTAAGAAAGAAGACACTGAAGTTACTCCTCTGGTTAAAAAGGAGGAAGGGGTAGTAAAAGGTTCAGAGGGGAAAACTGATAAGGATGGATCAGGCAAAGATGGTGATGTCTCTATTGCTTCAAGTCAAAAGACTGGGGCCGATGAGGACGACTTGgattgggatgagattgaggacgTTGATGGTATTGATGACAAAAAGGCAACTTCTCATGTTGCAAGCTCCAATAGAGATGATTTGAGGAAGAGGCTTAGTGTTGAAGAGGACGACGAGGATTTGAGTTGGgattga